The region CAGTTAACCAAAATAACTGTTGATTCGTATACTGACCGAGTTTGTATCCATCGAAAAccataaaaaagaaaatagtaTATAAATTACAGTAGCAGTAGAGTAAATAAAGTAGTGAAATAGAAAGTGAAGGCCTTAACAAATTGGAGAAGAGAAATAACTAATTTAGGGATGCATATGGAGTTGGATGTTTGAAAGCAGctaaaccaaaaaaaataatagaagaataataaaaagaaaaaatcaaataaatggTGTTGCAGCGTTTTTAGTTTTTGGAATATAAAAGAGAAGATTAGGTGAAATGGACGACAATAGGAACAACAATAACGACGATCAATATGATGATAACAAGTACTAAACacattttcatctttaaatcTTTCCACCACATCTGTTTCCTAACTCTATTAGCACCTCTCTTAAAGCCCTGAGCTGAAACAGCTAAGTTATCTGCTTTATCTTCTATTGAAGCTAGCCTTTCCCCACGTTCAGCAACCTTATTAATGTTATCTCTCATGATACCAACAGTGTCATCAATTTCGGCCTTAAGAGCAGCAGCTTTTTGGTCTGTAGCCATTTCTTCTGGAGGTACATATGGATCGTAAGGCATTGAAGAAGAcattgtattttattttatttttttgatagaTTAGATTGTACTACTTTGGGACAAAAAGAAACTTGTGGTAAAACTGGAAGTGTAGCTTAAAAAGGtgatattataataatcagTGGATATATGAATTGCtagataattataaaatttaaaaagtgtcaaaattagaaacctttttttttaaagtcTTCCTTTTTCTTGATTCAGCCTCCTCGATCAAAATCGAAATCGATTTCAATTTGGAATTCGCAAACATAATCTCGCTTTATGTTGCCAAATTTAATATGATTTCCTAAAACAGAAATCAATCACGTGCCAAAAAAGGTAATACcctttttaaaagaaatgcTAAAAATGAGAATGTTGAAAGTATAATTTCgtctattaatattagtcATGGAAATGCAGGACAAGTATGTAGATATGTAAAGAAAAAGGAGTTTGTATAGGATCTGAATATAGATGGATGCCCTGATCC is a window of Henningerozyma blattae CBS 6284 chromosome 5, complete genome DNA encoding:
- the SNC2 gene encoding SNAP receptor SNC2 (similar to Saccharomyces cerevisiae SNC1 (YAL030W) and SNC2 (YOR327C); ancestral locus Anc_7.67), giving the protein MSSSMPYDPYVPPEEMATDQKAAALKAEIDDTVGIMRDNINKVAERGERLASIEDKADNLAVSAQGFKRGANRVRKQMWWKDLKMKMCLVLVIIILIVVIVVPIVVHFT